The sequence below is a genomic window from Arthrobacter sp. U41.
GTCATGCGCCAGATACACCCAGTTGCCTTCGAAGATGTGCTTCATCTCGAGTTCGAAAAGGTCTGCGTCGGTGAAGATGCTGCGCTTGGCGCGGAAGACGCCGTTTTCGTGATCCTCCACGAGGGCCTCGTCGAGGTGGGCTCGGATGCCCGCCAGGGTCTCTGTCATGTTGGCTCCTATCGATACCGGGCCGCGTTGCCCGTGGTGCCGGGCTGCGGTGCCCGGGCGGACCGCCGAACGATCGGCCGGTCAATGGTGAATGCTTCAACCCTGCCAGCGCGTGGCGCGCATCACACTAGGTATTTGCCTAGCGTCGCCTAGGCATCCATTGATACTTCGAAAGTCTGAAAGGCGCGGGATTGTATATTTGTTTAATACCAAATTCGGCCCTACGATGTTGAACCAACAACCAACCACGACGGAGCCGGGGCCTGCGACCGGCCGCGGCAGTGCGGAAACGACCACGAAGGAGTCGGTGCGGCATGGAACTGCGTCATCTGCGCTACTTCGTGGCGGTTGCCGAGACCTGCCACTTCGGCCAAGCGGCAGAACGCCTGCAAATGGCCCAGCCCCCGCTCTCGCAGCAGATACGGCGGCTCGAAGCCGAACTCGCGGTCGAACTGCTTGCCCGGACCACACGCAGCGTCAAGCTGACACCCGCGGGCGAAGTGTTTCTCGAGGACGCACGGCGGATCCTGCGGAGCGTGGACGACGCGGCCCGCAGGGCACGCAGCTTCGCCGAAGGAAAAGCCGGCACCCTCCGCATCGGGCTGACCGGGACGGCGTCCTACACCCAGGTCCCGCGCCTGGCCCGGCTCGTCAAGGATCAGCTACCCGGCGTTGTGCTGGATATCAGCACCGAAATGCTCACACCGGCCATCGAACAGGCGCTGACCGCAGGCGAGCTGGACATCGGCGTCCTGCGCCCGCCCGTGCGTGATGCGTCTCTGGCCCTGCGTCGCATTGCCCGTGAGCATTTTGTCGTAGCGCTCCCGGCCGGTCACCGGCTTGCCGCAGGCGATTCCGTGAGCATGGGCGAGCTGCGGGCCGAGGATTTCGTCATGTACCCGGCAGCGTC
It includes:
- a CDS encoding LysR substrate-binding domain-containing protein, with amino-acid sequence MELRHLRYFVAVAETCHFGQAAERLQMAQPPLSQQIRRLEAELAVELLARTTRSVKLTPAGEVFLEDARRILRSVDDAARRARSFAEGKAGTLRIGLTGTASYTQVPRLARLVKDQLPGVVLDISTEMLTPAIEQALTAGELDIGVLRPPVRDASLALRRIAREHFVVALPAGHRLAAGDSVSMGELRAEDFVMYPAASRSVVNDAVIRSCRAADFHPHVAHESAKTSTQLSLVAAGLGVAVLPESARGIALDGVNYRTLLGADVVDLALSWRHHDSSALVGAFLTMLDDNRVFIDPAQPGGLR